From the genome of Amycolatopsis granulosa:
GGCGGCGTCGGATCCCGCAGCGCCCGGACCGGACCCGATCCAGACGAGCCCCACGACTCCCGCGCCGACGACGAGCCCCACGACCAGGGCGACCACGGCGAGCGGCCACCGGTGGCGCGGAGACGGAACGGGGTGCGGCTGGGCCATGTACGGCTGGGCCATCGGAGATCCTTCCAGCGTGAGCGGTCCTCCCATGGACGCACCCCCGCCGCGTCCGGTTCCGGGGCGTTGTGCCGCCCACAGCGAGCCCCGGAGGGAATCAACGCAGGCCGGGGACGAGACCCTCGATGAGGACGTCCAGTGCCTGCTCGACGTGCACGTCCTCCGCCACCTGGACGGCGGGCCGCCCGCCGCGCCCGCTGCTGCTGTCCGCGCGGGTGCGTCCCCGTGCGGCGCCCTCGGCCAGCTCGACCCGCACCGGTGTGGAGCGGCAGCTCACCAGGTCGGGGCGGGCCAGGACGGCCGCCGCGAGCGGGTCGTGCAGCGGCATCGGCGGCCGCTGATCCGGTGGTGCGGCGGCGAGCAGCGCCGCGAAGCCGCCCCAGGGCAGCGGGTCCTGCGCCAAGGCGGTGAGCCACCCGGTCGTGGGCTGGACCTGGCGGGTCACGTCGAGCCCGACCAGCGTCAGGTCGAACCCCGCCGTGAGAACCATGTCGGCGGCCTCCGGGTCGCACCAGATGTTGGTCTCGGCCACCGCGGAGACGCTGCCGTCACCACTGAACACCCCGCCCATCACCACGACCCGGCCGGCCAGCTCGGGCAGCCGGGGTTCCTGCCGCAACGCCAGGGCGAGGTTGGTCAACGGGCCGAGCGTGAGCAGGGACAGCGCGCCCGGGCGTGCCCGCACGTGCCGGACCAGCTGGGCGGCGGCCGGCTCGCCGACGGGACCGGCCGCGGGCGCGCCGAGCAGGCGGCCCACCGGGTCCTCGGGATGGCGGTAGTGCACCTCGCGGGTCAACGGCCCGGTAGCTCCTTGCGCGACCGGCACCTCGGCCCCGAGCAGCTCCAGCACGCGCAGCGTGTTGCGCGCGGCGGCCTCGGCGGGCACGTTGCCGTGGACCGAGCCGATCGCGACGACGTCGACAGCGGGGCTGCGGGTGAGGAACACCAGTGCCAGCGCGTCGTCGAGGCCGCCGTCGGTGTCGACGAGGACGGGGACGGGTGCTGCCTGCGGGGTCATGGGAGATGACTGTGCCGTAACGCGTGAACCTCGCGCCGCCCGCCCGGTTCACGTCGCCAATTCGGGTACCCCACCACCCGTCAGCGCCCGCGGCACCACCCGCTGGTCGTCAGCACCGGAGCCTGAAGTTCGAAACCACGCAGAGGACACCCATGAAACTCGGACTGCAAATCCCCGACTTCACCTGGCCCGGCGGCCCCGCCACGCTCGGCCGCGACCTCGCCGACGTCGCCCGCGCCGCCGACGACGCCGGATTCGGCTACCTCGCCGTGATGGACCACTTCTTCCAGATCCGCGCCGTCGGACCCAGCGAACACGACATGCTCGAGGCGTACACCACGCTCGGCTACCTCGCCGCCCACACCGAGCGCGTCAAACTCCTCACCGTCATCACCGGCGTCCTCTACCGCCAGCCCGGCGTGCTCGCCAAAGCCGTGACCACCCTCGACGTCCTCTCCGGCGGCCGCGCCATGCTCGGTATCGGCGCCGGCTGGAACGAAGAGGAGAGCCGCGGCCTCGGCTTCCCGTTCCCGCCCACCGCGGAACGCTTCCAGATGCTCGAAGAGACCCTGCAGTACGTGCTGCGCATGTGGTCCGACGACGACGGGCCCTTCAGCAGCCCGCACATCGAGGCCGAACGGCTCCTGAACGTCCCGCAGGCGCTCACGAAACCACACCCGCCGATCATGATCGGCGGCAGCGGCGAGCGGAAAACCCTGCGGTTCGTGGCGCGGTACGGCGACGCCTGCAACATCTTCGACGGGCCCGACCTCGAACACAAGCTGGACGTCCTGCGCGGGCACTGCGAAACCGAGGGCCGCGACTACGCCGACATCACCAAAACCGTCTACCACCCCCTCGACGTCGGGGCGCACGGCGACAAGGCCGACGAGCTCAAGGGTGAACTGCGCCGCCTGCACGAGCTCGGCGTGGACGCCGTGATCGGCTCCATCCCGGGGCTTCCGGACCCGGGCCTGATCGAAACCTTCGCCGACGACGTCATCCCGTTCGCCGAAGCGCTCTGACCGCCGGTTCCCGCCCCAGGAGGTTTCTTCCTCGCGGAAACCCGACCAGGACAACGGTTTTCCGCGACCGCGGCCCGTAACGATGTCCTCCCGTCCCCCGACCTCTGGGTCAAGCCGGTGGCGGCGGGAGGATTTCCATGAAGATCAGCGTCTTCGGGCTCGGCTACGTCGGATGCGTTTCGGCCGCGTGCCTCGCCGGTGAAGGACACCGGGTGATCGGCGTCGACATCAATCCCGGCAAGATCGATCTCATCCGCCGGGGCAAAGCACCCGTGGTGGAAGAACGCATCGGCGAACTGACCGCACGGGTCGTCGCGAACGGCGCGCTCACCGCCACCACCAGCGTCGCCGACGCGATCGCCGGCAGCGACATCTCCCTGGTCTGCGTCGGCACGCCGTCGGCCCCCAACGGCAGCCTGTCCACCGCATTCCTGGAACGGGTCACCGAGGAGATCGGTGGCGCACTCGCCGGGAAGACCGGCCGGCACACGGTCGTGTTCCGCAGCACGATGCTGCCCGGCACGTGTCTGGACCTGCTGGTGCCGATCCTGGAAAAGACCTCCGGACTCACCGCCGGTGTCCACTTCGGCGTCGCCGTGAACCCCGAGTTCCTGCGGGAAGGCAGCAGCGTCAGGGACTTCTTCGACCCGCCGAAGACGGTCATCGGGGAACTCGACCCGGCCAGCGGCGACGCGGTCGCGGACCTCTACGCGGACCTGCCCGGCGACGTGTTCCGCGTGCCGATCCCGGTCGCGGAGATGACCAAGTACGCCGACAACGCCTTCCACGGCCTCAAGATCGGCTTCGCCAACGAGCTGGGCGCGATCTGCCGCGCCCTCGGCCTCGACTCGCACCGCGTGATGGACGTGTTCCTCGCCGACCGCAAGCTCAACGTCAGCCCCGCCTACCTGCGGCCCGGCTTCGCCTTCGGCGGCTCCTGCCTGCCCAAGGACCTGCGCGGGCTGGTCTACGCCGCGCACCGCGCCGACGTGTCGGTGCCGCTGCTCGCACACGTGCTGCCCTCCAACGAAGAACACCTCCGCCGCGCGTTCGACCTGGTCGCGCGCACCGGCAAACGGCGCGTCGGCCTGTTCGGGCTGTCGTTCAAACCGGGCACCGACGACCTGCGCGAGAGCCCGCTCGTCGAACTCGCCGAACGCCTGCTCGGCAAGGGCTACGACCTGAAGATCTACGACGCGAACGTGAGCCTGTCCCGGCTGGTGGGCGCCAACCGCGAGTACATCGAAAGCCGCCTGCCGCATCTGGGCCAGCTGCTCGCCGGCTCGCCCGGCGAGGTGCTGGACCACGCCGAGGTGTGCCTGGTGGGCAGCACCGACCCGGCCGTGCTCGCCGTGCTGCCGCACGCCGGCGGCCGGACCCTGATCGACCTCGTCCGCCTGCCCGACGCCGCCGTGCGCCGTGCCGAAGAAGGATACGTCGGCCTTGCCTGGTAACGCCCTGATCCTCGTCGAGAACCTGTCCGTGCCGTTCGACCGGCGGGTCTGGCAGGAGTGCACCACCCTGCGCGACGCCGGGTGGACCGTGCACGTGATCTGTCCACAGGGGACAAAACGGGACAGCGAACCGGAGGTCGTGCTCGACGGCGTGCACATCCTGCGGTACCCGCTCACCGCGGCCACCGGTGGCCCCGCGGGTTACCTGCGGGAGTACGGTGCCGCGCTGTGGCACACGGCCAGGCTGGCCCGCACGGTCGGCCCGGTCGACGTCGTGCACGCCTGCAATCCGCCCGACCTGCTGTTCCTCGTCGCGCTCCGGCTCAAGCGCCGTGGCGCGAAGTTCGTCTTCGACCACCACGACCTGGTCCCCGAGCTGTACCTGTCGCGGTTCGGCCGTGGCCGGGACCTGCTCTACCGCGGCGTGTGCGCGCTGGAACGCGCCACGTTCCGCGCCGCGGACGTGGTCATCTCGACCAACGAAAGCTACCGCGACGTGGCGCTGACCCGCGGGGGCAAGCGGCCGGCGGAGGTGTTCGTGGTCCGCAGCGCCCCGGTCGTGGAGCGGTTCCACCAGGTGCCGCCGGAGCCGGAACTCAAGCGCGGCAAGCCGCACCTGCTGTGCTACCTGGGTGTGATGGGGCCGCAGGACGGCGTCGACCACGCCCTGCGCGCGCTCGCGAAACTACGGGACGACCTGGGCCGCACCGACTGGCACGCGGTGTTCGTGGGATCCGGCGACGCGTTCGACGCGATGGTCGTGCTGTGCCGGGAACTGGGCCTGGACGACCAGGTGGAGTTCACCGGCCGCATCCCGGACGCCGACCTGGTCCGTTTTCTGTCCACAGCGGACGTCTGCCTGTCCCCGGACCCGCGGAATCCGCTCAACGACGTGTCCACCATGAACAAGATCATGGAATACATGGCGATGAGCCGGCCGATCGTGTCGTTCGACCTGCACGAAGCGCGGGTTTCCGCCGGCGACGCGGCGGTGTACGCGCCGGCCAACGACGAACTCGAGTTCGCCAAGCTCACCGCGCGGTTGCTGGACGATCCCGCGGAACGGCGGCGCATGGGTGACATCGGCGCGGCGCGCGTCACGGGAGCGCTGTCGTGGGCCAACTCGGCGAAATCCCTGCTCGCCGCATACGCCGCCGCGAGTCGGTGATTCGCTGACCGGTACCGGGAAAACCCCGTCGAGAAACTTTTTGCACAAGGCCGGTAACCAAT
Proteins encoded in this window:
- a CDS encoding nucleoside hydrolase, translating into MTPQAAPVPVLVDTDGGLDDALALVFLTRSPAVDVVAIGSVHGNVPAEAAARNTLRVLELLGAEVPVAQGATGPLTREVHYRHPEDPVGRLLGAPAAGPVGEPAAAQLVRHVRARPGALSLLTLGPLTNLALALRQEPRLPELAGRVVVMGGVFSGDGSVSAVAETNIWCDPEAADMVLTAGFDLTLVGLDVTRQVQPTTGWLTALAQDPLPWGGFAALLAAAPPDQRPPMPLHDPLAAAVLARPDLVSCRSTPVRVELAEGAARGRTRADSSSGRGGRPAVQVAEDVHVEQALDVLIEGLVPGLR
- a CDS encoding LLM class F420-dependent oxidoreductase translates to MKLGLQIPDFTWPGGPATLGRDLADVARAADDAGFGYLAVMDHFFQIRAVGPSEHDMLEAYTTLGYLAAHTERVKLLTVITGVLYRQPGVLAKAVTTLDVLSGGRAMLGIGAGWNEEESRGLGFPFPPTAERFQMLEETLQYVLRMWSDDDGPFSSPHIEAERLLNVPQALTKPHPPIMIGGSGERKTLRFVARYGDACNIFDGPDLEHKLDVLRGHCETEGRDYADITKTVYHPLDVGAHGDKADELKGELRRLHELGVDAVIGSIPGLPDPGLIETFADDVIPFAEAL
- a CDS encoding nucleotide sugar dehydrogenase, whose amino-acid sequence is MKISVFGLGYVGCVSAACLAGEGHRVIGVDINPGKIDLIRRGKAPVVEERIGELTARVVANGALTATTSVADAIAGSDISLVCVGTPSAPNGSLSTAFLERVTEEIGGALAGKTGRHTVVFRSTMLPGTCLDLLVPILEKTSGLTAGVHFGVAVNPEFLREGSSVRDFFDPPKTVIGELDPASGDAVADLYADLPGDVFRVPIPVAEMTKYADNAFHGLKIGFANELGAICRALGLDSHRVMDVFLADRKLNVSPAYLRPGFAFGGSCLPKDLRGLVYAAHRADVSVPLLAHVLPSNEEHLRRAFDLVARTGKRRVGLFGLSFKPGTDDLRESPLVELAERLLGKGYDLKIYDANVSLSRLVGANREYIESRLPHLGQLLAGSPGEVLDHAEVCLVGSTDPAVLAVLPHAGGRTLIDLVRLPDAAVRRAEEGYVGLAW
- a CDS encoding glycosyltransferase family 4 protein — its product is MPGNALILVENLSVPFDRRVWQECTTLRDAGWTVHVICPQGTKRDSEPEVVLDGVHILRYPLTAATGGPAGYLREYGAALWHTARLARTVGPVDVVHACNPPDLLFLVALRLKRRGAKFVFDHHDLVPELYLSRFGRGRDLLYRGVCALERATFRAADVVISTNESYRDVALTRGGKRPAEVFVVRSAPVVERFHQVPPEPELKRGKPHLLCYLGVMGPQDGVDHALRALAKLRDDLGRTDWHAVFVGSGDAFDAMVVLCRELGLDDQVEFTGRIPDADLVRFLSTADVCLSPDPRNPLNDVSTMNKIMEYMAMSRPIVSFDLHEARVSAGDAAVYAPANDELEFAKLTARLLDDPAERRRMGDIGAARVTGALSWANSAKSLLAAYAAASR